AATTCATTTAAGAGCACATAGGCTTGTTGAGCATTAATAATGCTCCATGTTTTTTCATTCATGCCACCTACAGAGTGACGTGCATTGACATAGAGTTTATATGCTTTTAAAAACGCTTCTAAATCGACCTCTCTTTTATCAAAATTTTCTGATACTTTTTTATAGAAATGAACGAGTAAAGATGCTTCAATCATTCGACCTCGTGAGCAGATAATAGACACACTTGTGGGTTCTGAACCACTCGCAAGTTGCTGTGAAAAGCCATATTTTCTGATAGTTTTACTAATTGATCTTACTCTAGAAGTAGCTACGCCATAGATGCCACTAATCCAACGACTTCTAAGGCCAAGCATCATTAAAAAAGCGACCTTATCTTCGTTTGAAACCAACGATGAATTGTAGGTTTTAGATTGCTTTTTTTCCATAACCACTACTCCTGAATAATCACTTTGATCAGAGATACAGTCTTTTCTATGCCTGACTTATTCAATACTTCAGTCATACTTTTTTCTTTAAAAGAAATTTTTGTTTTTGCTTGGCTTATTTTGGCAAATCTCTTAAGAACTAAATCACTTGATTTTGAGACTTGGCAAGCAAAATTTTCGCTACATTTGAAAGCGATAGCTGCCATTTTTAAATCTCGTTTTGCTAAAGCTTTTAACGATAGTAAGTAGAGAATTTTTAACTCTGATATGACCTTATCTGAATGGAAAATTGACACTATACACTCCCTACAATTTCATCAACTGACTCTAGCTTTGGCAGGTCAAGTTTATCTTCATCTTCTTGAAGTTTTTTAGCAAAATAGTTTCTTCTTCACTGAGGAAAAATTGACACTCTGAACTGCTTGCGATTGATTTAATAACGTCACTTTTCAGAAGGCTAATCTGGCGTGAAAATTTAGCACTACAACCTAAGACTGATGACACAAGCTGTCGATGCTTTAAACCTAAGTCTCTAATGCAGGAAAACATCAATAAGTTGCACTCATAAATCTCTTTAATGGGTGCTCCTGTGGTTATTCTTCCGACCTTATTTGCTAGGATTGGAATGATGGGATTTACATCCATTTTTTTCTCTCCTATCTCAATGATTTTTATTGTATTTTACCATAGTCGAATAAAGATGCTTTCCTGAGAAAAATTAGGCAGATTGTTTCAATTGAGAGCAATACTCTTGCTCAAGTTCGGCTACTTTTTCGATAAAAGTAATTGAGGAATCTTCCAATCCATCAACCACATCAGACTCAAGTATTTCACTCGCTGACATTCGACATAAATAATGGCCAACTTTGACTGAAAATAAGCACTCTGGTGTTATTGAATAGTTTTGCATTTTTCTTCTCCTTGAATGTGTTAATGGCTGTGAGTCGGCATATCTTTAGGCCGCGTAAAAACAGGTGCAATCTTGGTTAGAATTGCCATAACGTGATTAGTGGTATAGCCCTCCTCTGTGTATGAATTTTTAATAAACCAAAGCATTTCTTCTGGGTCGAGTCCGTGCTTGATTTGCAGCTTTTCAAGTTGAGTTTTATGACGGTTATTAAGCTGACGTTTTTGGGCGCAGACTTCTTGTTTGAAGAAGGACTGAGACAATGGATTTTTGACTTTACCGTGTGCTTTGCTGAAGTCTACTGGGTCTTGAATCAACGTATTGAATGATGTGGTTCTTTGAACTTTGTCTAATGTTTCAATGCTAGGCTCGGGTGTTGATATTTCACAACTAGAAATCTCTGTACCGCAGTGTTTTATGAAGTCTGGTTCTATCGGTTTTTGATTGCTTAAAACTGGGTTATCGAGTTCATTTTCTGCTTCTGGGGTGACAGAAGGATTGCTGGTGCCTATGATGCCAGCAGTGACATGAGCAGGCTCTGTTACTTGTTCTTCTGGTAAGTTAATCCCCTGGTCAGAAGATACTGCATCATCAACAACCTCCCTTCTTTCACTGGCTTTTTTCTTGATCAAGTCTAAGCACTCTTGGCCGTAGGTATCCATGATCACAGTAGTCAAGCCAGTAATGGTTTCTTGAAGCTCGGTA
This DNA window, taken from Piscirickettsia litoralis, encodes the following:
- a CDS encoding FlhC family transcriptional regulator, yielding MEKKQSKTYNSSLVSNEDKVAFLMMLGLRSRWISGIYGVATSRVRSISKTIRKYGFSQQLASGSEPTSVSIICSRGRMIEASLLVHFYKKVSENFDKREVDLEAFLKAYKLYVNARHSVGGMNEKTWSIINAQQAYVLLNELHLGESIFQACHVCGCNYYLTLAQTAVADDCPFCRPPTIHHYHKKRSKFSNVS